In Paraburkholderia terrae, the DNA window CGATGCCGCCCGCCGAAAACGGGTGACAGCGGCACAGGCGCCTGGCGGCGAGGTAAGTACCACGCGCGGCGCCATGATACTGGATTGCTTCGCGCGCGTAATCCGAACAGGAGGGATAAAAACGGCACCGATTGCCGAGCATGGGACTCACGGCAATCTTGTAGAAACGCAGCAAGG includes these proteins:
- the yidD gene encoding membrane protein insertion efficiency factor YidD; translated protein: MQTVLFALLRFYKIAVSPMLGNRCRFYPSCSDYAREAIQYHGAARGTYLAARRLCRCHPFSAGGIDLVPPPTPKKR